In uncultured Bacteroides sp., one genomic interval encodes:
- a CDS encoding HlyD family efflux transporter periplasmic adaptor subunit, with amino-acid sequence MKLIKGILYGTLATTLLSACGNEKGKYDATGTFEATEVIVSSEASGKLLDFNITEGDQLQQGKEVGYVDTVQLYLKKLQLQANTTTVKSRRQDIGKQIAAIKQQIVTQEREKRRWENLVKSNAGNQKQLDDINSQIAYLQKQLIAQTSTLENNNAGVNGESSSLEIQVAQLNDQLSKCHIISPINGTVLSKYAEKGELATPGKALFKVADIENMFLRAYITSDQLSQIKIGQKVKVFADYGGENVKEFPGTVTWISNKSEFTPKGILTKDERANLVYAVKVAVKNSGDIKIGMYGEVSFTK; translated from the coding sequence ATGAAACTCATAAAAGGTATATTATACGGCACACTTGCCACAACATTATTATCGGCTTGTGGAAACGAAAAAGGTAAATATGATGCAACAGGAACATTTGAAGCTACCGAAGTGATTGTTTCTTCTGAAGCATCCGGCAAACTTTTGGATTTTAATATTACTGAAGGCGATCAGCTTCAGCAAGGCAAGGAAGTAGGATATGTTGATACAGTACAACTTTACCTGAAAAAGCTTCAGTTGCAGGCAAATACTACTACAGTAAAAAGTCGCAGACAGGATATAGGCAAACAGATAGCTGCAATTAAACAACAAATTGTAACTCAGGAACGTGAAAAAAGACGTTGGGAGAATCTGGTAAAAAGCAATGCCGGTAACCAGAAGCAGTTGGATGATATTAACTCACAGATTGCTTACCTACAGAAACAGCTTATAGCACAGACTTCTACTTTGGAAAACAACAATGCGGGGGTGAACGGAGAGAGTTCATCACTTGAAATACAGGTTGCTCAACTGAATGACCAACTTAGTAAGTGCCATATCATCAGTCCGATAAACGGTACTGTGTTAAGCAAATATGCTGAAAAAGGCGAACTTGCCACTCCTGGTAAAGCTCTTTTCAAAGTTGCAGATATAGAAAACATGTTTTTGCGTGCCTATATTACTTCCGATCAGCTATCTCAGATAAAGATTGGCCAGAAAGTAAAAGTGTTTGCCGATTACGGAGGCGAGAATGTGAAAGAATTCCCGGGAACTGTTACCTGGATCTCAAACAAATCAGAATTTACTCCAAAAGGAATTCTTACAAAGGATGAACGCGCCAATCTTGTTTATGCTGTAAAAGTTGCAGTGAAGAATAGTGGAGATATTAAAATTGGAATGTACGGAGAAGTTAGCTTTACAAAGTAA
- a CDS encoding TetR/AcrR family transcriptional regulator: MKEKEDVNTEQAIMEAAEKEFLDKGYTLTKTTEIARIAGVNHAMLHYYFRTKDNLFEKVFQKKVALLANSYMPKIEEKLPFIEKVEYIVKAHFDFLASNPKLPFFVLNEFLTNKERLDKFPIIAGPAIRHILEKLNAEMEVAIKNKEICAVDPVHLLLDVVSLNVFAFLAHPIIERVAGSFGKEYHSLLAEKKIENVEIILRRLRP, translated from the coding sequence ATGAAAGAGAAAGAAGACGTTAATACAGAACAGGCAATAATGGAAGCTGCTGAGAAGGAATTCTTAGACAAAGGTTATACCCTGACCAAGACAACTGAAATTGCCCGAATAGCCGGTGTAAACCATGCTATGCTTCATTACTATTTCCGAACAAAAGACAATCTTTTCGAAAAAGTATTTCAAAAGAAAGTAGCTCTTTTGGCTAATTCATATATGCCAAAGATTGAAGAAAAATTGCCATTTATAGAAAAAGTAGAGTATATAGTTAAAGCTCACTTTGATTTTCTGGCATCAAACCCAAAGCTACCTTTTTTTGTTTTAAATGAGTTCCTTACCAATAAAGAGAGGCTGGATAAATTTCCTATAATTGCCGGACCTGCAATAAGACACATTCTTGAGAAGCTAAATGCAGAAATGGAAGTTGCAATAAAGAATAAGGAGATTTGCGCTGTTGATCCGGTCCATCTATTATTGGATGTTGTTTCATTGAATGTTTTTGCTTTTTTGGCTCATCCTATTATAGAACGTGTTGCCGGTTCTTTTGGAAAAGAGTACCATTCTTTACTGGCCGAGAAAAAGATAGAAAACGTTGAAATAATTTTGAGAAGGTTACGTCCATAA
- a CDS encoding TolC family protein: MKKVAFIITLAFICLHAPIYGQLSIDDCYKKAQANYPQVKQYGLIEQTKEFNLSNANKGYLPQVSLSAKATYQSAVTKLPITLPNVTIEGLNKDQYQSVVEVNQSVWDGGVIRNQKKITEASSAVDKQKLDVDMYAINDRVNQIFFGILLLDEQIKQNILLQDELKRNYNQVSSYVTNGIANQADLDAVKVNQLSTAQRKVELEATRKAYREMLSVLIDEDIKEGTSLVKPSFAEEASLSSTINRPELQLFEAQSTLFETQKSMIDAKNMPKLGVFVQGEYGNPGLNMLKNEFTPYYIAGARLTWNFGSLYTKKNDKKLLDTNQQNIAVQKETFLFNTNLKMTQQSNEIDKIKQLMRDDDEIIRLRTNIKKASEVKVEHGTLSVTDLLRDINSEDQAKQSKVLHEIQLLISIYNYKNSTNN; this comes from the coding sequence ATGAAAAAAGTGGCATTCATTATCACCCTTGCTTTCATTTGCTTACATGCCCCGATTTACGGACAATTATCAATTGATGATTGTTATAAGAAAGCACAGGCTAACTACCCACAGGTAAAACAGTATGGGTTGATTGAACAGACGAAAGAGTTCAATTTATCTAATGCAAACAAAGGATACTTGCCTCAAGTGTCTCTTTCTGCAAAAGCTACCTACCAGTCGGCTGTAACGAAACTTCCTATTACATTACCTAATGTAACTATTGAAGGATTAAACAAAGATCAATACCAGTCGGTTGTTGAGGTTAATCAAAGTGTTTGGGATGGTGGGGTTATCCGCAATCAGAAGAAAATAACCGAAGCGAGCTCTGCCGTCGATAAACAGAAACTTGATGTCGATATGTATGCTATCAACGACAGGGTAAACCAAATATTCTTTGGAATCCTGTTGCTGGATGAGCAAATAAAGCAGAATATATTGTTGCAGGATGAATTAAAACGCAACTACAATCAAGTTTCATCTTATGTAACTAATGGCATTGCTAATCAGGCTGATCTGGATGCTGTAAAGGTAAATCAGCTTAGTACAGCTCAGCGCAAAGTGGAGCTGGAAGCTACAAGAAAAGCATATAGAGAAATGTTATCTGTTCTGATTGATGAAGATATTAAAGAAGGCACTTCACTCGTTAAACCTTCTTTTGCAGAAGAAGCTTCTCTGTCATCAACAATAAACCGACCTGAGCTTCAACTATTCGAGGCACAAAGCACTCTGTTCGAAACTCAGAAGAGCATGATTGATGCAAAGAACATGCCAAAACTAGGAGTATTTGTTCAGGGAGAATACGGCAATCCGGGACTGAATATGCTTAAAAATGAATTCACGCCTTATTATATTGCAGGTGCCCGGCTTACATGGAATTTCGGAAGTCTTTACACCAAAAAGAACGATAAGAAATTACTGGATACCAATCAGCAAAACATAGCTGTGCAAAAAGAAACATTCCTGTTCAATACAAATTTAAAAATGACTCAACAAAGTAATGAGATTGATAAGATAAAGCAACTGATGCGGGATGATGACGAAATTATCCGTCTGCGCACAAATATAAAAAAGGCATCGGAAGTAAAGGTTGAACACGGAACATTAAGCGTTACTGACTTGCTTCGGGATATAAATTCTGAAGATCAGGCAAAGCAAAGTAAAGTGCTTCACGAAATTCAGCTACTAATATCAATCTACAATTATAAAAACAGTACAAACAATTAA
- a CDS encoding ABC transporter ATP-binding protein: MAAIEVEGISKKYGEVEALKNVSFSVNPGEMFGLIGPDGSGKTTMFRILTTLIRPNSGNATVDGLDIVKDYKEIRNRVGYMPGRFSLYQDMTVEENLKFFATVFNTTIEENYYLIKDIYQQIEPFKKRRAGKLSGGMKQKLALSCALIHKPTVLFLDEPTTGVDPVSRKEFWEMLKKLKAQGITILVSTPYMDEAVLCDRIALIQDGSFLGIETPQEIVSDFKEVLWSAKSHNMSALLNELRACEGVKSCFAFGTVHHLTVDPSLTIATLEKQMQDKGHWDIEINEITPTIEDCYMQLASRPKEA; the protein is encoded by the coding sequence ATGGCAGCAATTGAAGTAGAGGGAATCTCTAAAAAATATGGTGAAGTAGAAGCACTGAAGAATGTTTCATTCTCAGTTAATCCGGGAGAAATGTTCGGACTGATTGGTCCCGATGGCTCCGGAAAGACTACGATGTTCCGTATTCTAACCACATTAATCAGACCCAACAGCGGGAATGCTACTGTTGACGGACTTGATATTGTGAAGGATTACAAGGAAATACGTAACCGTGTGGGTTATATGCCGGGACGCTTCTCTCTTTATCAGGATATGACGGTTGAAGAAAATCTGAAATTCTTCGCAACGGTATTCAACACTACGATTGAGGAGAACTACTATCTGATTAAAGATATCTATCAGCAGATAGAGCCTTTCAAGAAACGTCGTGCAGGGAAACTGTCGGGAGGTATGAAGCAGAAGCTGGCATTAAGTTGTGCCCTGATACATAAGCCAACAGTTCTTTTCCTTGACGAACCAACCACCGGTGTGGATCCGGTTTCAAGAAAAGAATTCTGGGAAATGCTGAAAAAGCTAAAAGCCCAGGGCATAACAATTCTGGTATCAACACCTTATATGGACGAGGCTGTACTTTGCGATAGAATTGCTTTGATTCAGGATGGAAGCTTTCTGGGTATTGAAACTCCGCAGGAGATTGTAAGTGATTTCAAGGAAGTTCTCTGGTCGGCCAAAAGTCATAATATGTCGGCTCTGCTAAATGAATTAAGAGCATGTGAAGGAGTAAAAAGCTGTTTTGCTTTCGGAACTGTACATCACCTTACTGTTGACCCGTCATTAACTATCGCAACACTGGAAAAACAGATGCAGGATAAAGGGCACTGGGATATAGAAATCAATGAGATAACGCCAACAATTGAGGATTGTTACATGCAACTGGCTTCCAGGCCTAAGGAAGCCTAA
- a CDS encoding IS4 family transposase, which yields MNKEKYVFAQLISFLNEDKFRRVVNKYQGNRYIKHFTCWNQLLALMFGQLSNRESLRDLIIALDAHHSKCYHLGMGRSVSRSSLARANQDRDYHIFEEYAYYLVNEARQKRATNIFKLDGNVYAFDSTTIDLCLSVFWWAKFRKKKGGIKVHTLYDVETQIPTFFHITEASVYDSKVMNEIPYESGSYYIFDRAYNNFKMLYRIHQIEAYFVVRAKKNLQYRSIKWKRRLPKNVLSDVTIELTGFYPKQYYSEQFRLVRYWDEEQKREFVFLTNALHISALQVAELYKNRWQVELFFKWLKQHLKIKKFWGTTENAVRVQIYAAICTYCLVAIVQHDMQLDRSTYEVLQILSISLTDKTHLRDLFDKTKFQNDKERFGPNGPSLFDF from the coding sequence ATGAACAAAGAGAAATACGTATTTGCTCAATTGATCTCATTTCTGAATGAAGATAAGTTTCGGCGTGTAGTTAACAAGTACCAAGGAAATCGCTACATTAAGCATTTCACTTGTTGGAATCAACTACTTGCTTTGATGTTCGGACAACTCTCCAATCGTGAAAGTCTGAGAGATTTGATTATCGCTCTTGATGCCCACCACTCCAAGTGTTATCATTTAGGAATGGGTAGAAGTGTATCAAGATCATCTCTGGCAAGAGCCAATCAAGATAGAGACTATCACATCTTTGAGGAGTATGCTTACTACCTTGTAAACGAAGCAAGGCAGAAGCGCGCCACTAATATCTTCAAACTCGATGGAAACGTCTACGCCTTCGATTCAACGACGATTGATTTATGTCTCTCCGTCTTTTGGTGGGCGAAGTTTCGCAAGAAAAAAGGGGGTATCAAAGTGCATACATTATATGATGTAGAAACGCAGATACCTACATTCTTTCATATAACTGAAGCTTCTGTATATGATTCAAAAGTAATGAATGAAATACCTTATGAATCTGGCTCCTACTACATATTTGACCGTGCTTACAACAACTTCAAGATGTTGTATCGGATTCATCAGATAGAAGCCTACTTCGTTGTCAGAGCAAAGAAGAACCTTCAATACAGGTCAATAAAATGGAAGCGTAGGTTACCTAAAAATGTACTTTCAGATGTGACTATTGAATTGACCGGCTTTTATCCCAAGCAATACTATTCCGAGCAGTTCCGTCTTGTAAGATACTGGGATGAAGAACAAAAACGGGAGTTTGTATTTCTAACCAATGCGTTGCACATTTCTGCTCTTCAGGTAGCTGAACTTTACAAGAACCGCTGGCAAGTAGAGCTGTTCTTCAAATGGCTGAAGCAGCACCTCAAAATCAAGAAGTTTTGGGGTACTACCGAGAATGCCGTTCGGGTTCAAATCTATGCAGCCATATGTACCTACTGCCTGGTAGCAATCGTTCAACACGATATGCAACTGGATAGAAGTACATACGAAGTTCTTCAAATATTAAGCATCTCGTTGACTGATAAAACTCATCTTCGAGACCTCTTTGACAAAACTAAATTTCAAAATGACAAAGAACGATTTGGACCAAATGGGCCAAGTTTATTTGATTTTTAA
- a CDS encoding sugar kinase produces the protein MISKIVTFGEVLLRLTPPDYLKFSQAKEFVATYGGSEANVAVSLAQFGLNSKFVTRLPHNDIADACIKELRSHNVSTDCISRGGDRVGIYFLENGAVARQSKVVYDRAGSSFCTLQPGMIDWKEVLKDAQWFHWSGVAAAVSQGAADACMEGIKVADSMGLTISCDLNYRKNLWKYGKTPDEVMLPMVQYSDVIFGSEPEYEKVLGISKVGFKAVSVNEELNEDGFRAVGEQVVAKVPRCKKMFLELRNSINANHNTIAGVVYSDNTLKCSKIYDITHNVDRVGVGDAFCGGMIYGLVAYPGDDQKALDFAMAASCLKNTVYGDFNLVTAAEVENLMGGDGSGRVSR, from the coding sequence ATGATAAGTAAAATCGTCACATTTGGAGAAGTGCTTTTACGTTTAACTCCTCCTGACTATTTAAAATTCTCTCAGGCGAAAGAGTTTGTTGCAACATATGGTGGTAGTGAAGCGAACGTAGCTGTTTCTTTAGCTCAATTTGGTTTGAATAGTAAATTTGTGACTCGTCTTCCTCACAATGATATTGCCGATGCTTGCATAAAGGAGTTACGTTCACATAATGTTTCTACAGATTGTATATCAAGAGGAGGAGACCGGGTAGGTATTTATTTCCTTGAAAACGGAGCTGTAGCTCGTCAGTCAAAAGTAGTATATGATCGTGCCGGTTCATCTTTTTGTACGCTTCAACCAGGGATGATTGATTGGAAAGAAGTACTTAAAGATGCACAATGGTTTCACTGGTCGGGCGTTGCAGCTGCAGTTTCTCAAGGTGCAGCAGATGCCTGCATGGAAGGAATAAAAGTTGCCGATAGCATGGGACTCACTATTTCCTGCGATTTGAACTATCGTAAGAATTTGTGGAAGTATGGCAAGACTCCTGATGAGGTAATGCTTCCAATGGTACAGTATAGCGATGTAATTTTTGGTAGTGAACCTGAATATGAAAAAGTGCTTGGTATTTCTAAAGTTGGTTTTAAGGCTGTTTCTGTAAATGAAGAACTGAATGAAGATGGCTTCAGAGCTGTTGGCGAACAAGTTGTGGCTAAGGTTCCTCGTTGCAAAAAGATGTTCCTTGAGCTTCGTAATTCAATTAATGCCAATCATAATACTATTGCCGGAGTTGTTTATTCAGATAATACTTTGAAGTGTTCTAAAATATACGATATTACTCATAATGTAGACCGTGTTGGAGTAGGAGATGCTTTCTGTGGTGGTATGATATACGGATTAGTTGCTTATCCGGGTGATGATCAGAAAGCGCTTGATTTTGCAATGGCTGCCTCTTGTTTGAAGAATACTGTTTATGGTGACTTTAATCTGGTAACGGCTGCCGAGGTTGAAAATCTTATGGGCGGTGATGGCTCAGGTCGTGTTTCCCGATAA